One part of the Sneathia vaginalis genome encodes these proteins:
- a CDS encoding ABC transporter ATP-binding protein — MKAQDHRIIEVNDLTKKFTTYKRIGIFKREKSEKEVVKHLSFNVKKGEIVGFLGPNGAGKSTTIKMLTGILTPTSGNCLVNGFSPIKNRKQNAYNLGVVFGQRTQLWWDLSVWDNLCLLKEIYRLTNEGFEKRYEYLNGILNLDEIKYSQIRSLSLGQRMKADIAGALLHSPKILFLDEPTIGLDVVIKDKILKSLKKINKDEGVTILLTTHDMRDVEYLCNRAIIINYGEIIYDDSLEKLKEYYGNDKLIKLTLRNVGDIKNTMETMKDLVKSYRIENNILKLTIKKDIQIEKKVLSKVFQAIDIDEIRFEEVNIDKIIKKIYEE, encoded by the coding sequence ATGAAAGCTCAGGATCATAGAATAATAGAAGTTAATGATTTAACTAAAAAGTTTACTACCTACAAAAGAATAGGAATATTTAAAAGAGAAAAAAGCGAAAAAGAAGTTGTAAAACACCTTAGCTTTAACGTAAAAAAAGGTGAAATTGTTGGATTTTTAGGTCCTAATGGTGCTGGTAAATCTACAACTATTAAAATGCTAACAGGAATACTAACACCAACTTCTGGTAATTGCCTTGTTAATGGTTTTAGTCCTATAAAAAACAGAAAGCAAAATGCATATAATCTAGGTGTAGTTTTTGGACAAAGAACACAACTTTGGTGGGACTTATCAGTTTGGGATAATTTATGTCTTTTAAAAGAAATCTACAGACTAACAAATGAAGGCTTTGAAAAAAGATATGAATATTTAAATGGAATTTTAAATTTAGATGAAATTAAATATAGTCAGATAAGATCTTTATCGCTTGGTCAACGTATGAAAGCAGACATTGCAGGAGCATTGCTACATAGTCCAAAGATACTTTTTTTAGATGAACCAACTATAGGTTTAGATGTTGTAATAAAGGATAAAATATTAAAATCATTAAAAAAGATTAATAAGGATGAGGGTGTTACAATTCTTTTAACAACTCATGATATGAGAGATGTTGAATATTTATGTAATAGGGCTATTATAATCAACTATGGTGAAATAATATATGATGATAGTCTAGAAAAATTAAAAGAATACTATGGAAATGATAAATTAATAAAATTAACTCTAAGAAATGTAGGGGATATTAAAAATACAATGGAAACCATGAAAGACCTAGTTAAATCATATAGAATAGAAAACAACATCTTAAAATTAACAATAAAAAAAGATATACAAATTGAAAAAAAAGTTCTATCTAAAGTCTTCCAAGCAATAGATATTGATGAGATAAGATTTGAAGAGGTTAATATAGATAAAATTATTAAAAAAATATATGAAGAGTAG
- a CDS encoding ABC transporter permease — protein sequence MNTFLHYFKVYIIRFKYSFKIFSNSLVNFFIGVTAFLLIQISGLFFISIIFKQTPEIAGFNLNQMIALYGFSQITRGLDHFYSDYLWFFASNGVISGTYDKYLTRPLNPLFQIIIETVQFDALGEIITGFALYIYSLKALNISFSYTILVKTIFFIVIACIIYTSIKIIGTTFAFFIKRSFTVLRAIYSVSDFAKYPITIYPKVMQMILTYILAYGFTAYYPIKYILLEPMKIKDFVSIIFLIVILIVFTSIFWKEGEKRYESSGS from the coding sequence ATGAATACATTTTTACACTATTTCAAAGTATATATTATTAGATTTAAATATTCGTTTAAGATATTTAGTAATTCTCTAGTTAATTTTTTTATAGGTGTCACAGCCTTTTTGCTAATTCAAATAAGTGGATTATTTTTTATTAGTATAATTTTCAAACAAACTCCAGAAATTGCAGGATTTAACTTAAATCAAATGATAGCCTTGTATGGATTTTCTCAAATAACAAGAGGTCTAGATCATTTTTATTCAGACTACCTTTGGTTTTTTGCATCAAATGGTGTAATAAGTGGAACATATGATAAGTACTTAACAAGACCATTAAATCCTTTATTTCAGATTATTATAGAAACCGTACAATTCGATGCACTAGGAGAAATTATTACAGGGTTTGCCCTATACATATATTCATTAAAAGCTTTAAATATATCATTTAGCTACACAATATTAGTAAAAACAATATTTTTCATAGTAATTGCTTGCATAATCTATACGTCTATAAAAATTATAGGAACAACTTTTGCATTTTTCATTAAACGTAGTTTCACAGTTTTAAGAGCAATATACTCAGTATCAGATTTTGCTAAGTACCCTATAACAATATATCCGAAAGTAATGCAAATGATATTAACATATATTTTAGCTTATGGATTTACAGCATATTACCCTATTAAGTACATATTACTAGAACCTATGAAGATAAAGGATTTTGTATCTATAATATTTTTAATAGTTATCTTAATCGTATTTACTAGCATATTTTGGAAAGAAGGAGAAAAACGTTATGAAAGCTCAGGATCATAG